In Aspergillus luchuensis IFO 4308 DNA, chromosome 1, nearly complete sequence, the following are encoded in one genomic region:
- a CDS encoding uncharacterized protein (COG:S;~EggNog:ENOG410PRES): MVDKGWDRLKGHEDSLLWKIWHWDRFFEADAPPRLGIKLRKRIQYMSTSAFSAGLGIGYMHGSKTAAYRFRAENAHRFPDTARGWYQYHKSKNYQAFLQGSTQGLKMGFKLGTGALCFCLLEEVVDYARHDQRDFLSTVTAGLSMSGIYSVLARQDIYTAARSAKTGLKLSLAYGIVQDVLETWQGTRPAYVDIVLGSRRSRTE; encoded by the exons ATGGTGGATAAAGGCTGGGACAGATTAAAGGGACACGAGGACAGTCTCCTATGGAAGATCTGGCACTGGGACAGATTCTTCGAAGCAGATGCGCCCCCCAGACTCGGGATCAAGCTCAGAAAGCGTATTCAATACATGTCCACATCTGCTTTTTCCGCCGGTTTGGGTATCGGATACATGCACGGCAGCAAGACCGCAGCCTACCGGTTTCGAGCTGAGAATGCCCATCGCTTTCCCGACACGGCGCGGGGGTGGTACCAGTACCATAAGTCGAAGAATTATCAAGCTTTCTTGCAGGGATCTACTCAGGGCTTGAAGATGGGGTTTAAATTGGGTACTGGTGCTCTGTGTTTTTGcttgttggaggaggtggtggattaCGCCCGGCATGATCAGAGGGATTTTCTGTCGACGGTTACGGCGGGTTTGTCGATGTCGGGAATCTACAGTGTGCTAG CGCGACAAGATATCTATACGGCTGCTCGTTCGGCCAAGACTGGTCTCAAGTTGAGCTTGGCTTATGGCATTGTGCAGGACGTGCTTGAGACTTGGCAAGGAACTCGTCCTGCTTATGTTGATATCGTTCTGGGAAGTCGTCGGTCGAGGACGGAGTGA